The following are from one region of the Prevotella communis genome:
- a CDS encoding RnfABCDGE type electron transport complex subunit D translates to MSKLIVSLSPHAHGTDSVERNMYGVIIALIPALLVSFFYFGIGSAIVCLTSVLACVLFEWAINKFILGRQENTILDGSAALTGLLLGMNLPSNLPIWIIVIGALFAIGVGKMTFGGLGNNIFNPALVGRCVLLVAFPAQMTSWPKPGHLLEYTDAATGATPLAVMKQAIQNGDANVLNQLPDAFSLLLGDYSIGGGAGTIGEICGLALIAGLLFMLWRKIITWHIPVSIIGTVFVFSAIMHLINPIYADPTTVILSGGLLLGAIFMATDYVTSPMTPKGQIIYGVCIGLLTIIIRNWGAYPEGMSFAILIMNAFTPLINNYVKPKRFGEEPAKK, encoded by the coding sequence ATGTCAAAGTTAATTGTATCACTTTCGCCACATGCCCACGGAACGGACTCCGTAGAGCGCAACATGTACGGGGTTATCATTGCCCTGATTCCTGCGCTGCTCGTCTCGTTCTTCTATTTCGGCATCGGCTCAGCCATCGTGTGCCTCACAAGCGTATTGGCCTGTGTGCTCTTCGAGTGGGCTATCAATAAGTTTATCCTCGGCCGCCAGGAGAATACCATCCTCGACGGCTCGGCTGCCCTCACGGGTCTTCTTCTGGGCATGAATCTGCCCTCAAACCTCCCCATCTGGATCATCGTCATCGGTGCCCTCTTCGCTATCGGCGTGGGCAAGATGACCTTTGGCGGACTGGGCAACAATATCTTCAATCCCGCATTGGTAGGTCGTTGCGTGCTGCTGGTGGCCTTCCCTGCCCAGATGACCAGCTGGCCCAAGCCCGGCCATCTGCTGGAATATACCGACGCCGCTACAGGTGCCACGCCGCTGGCTGTGATGAAGCAGGCTATCCAGAATGGTGATGCCAACGTGCTCAACCAGCTGCCAGATGCGTTCAGCCTGCTGCTGGGCGACTATTCCATTGGCGGTGGTGCGGGTACCATTGGTGAAATCTGCGGTCTGGCCCTGATTGCGGGGCTACTGTTTATGCTCTGGCGTAAGATTATCACCTGGCATATCCCCGTGAGCATCATCGGCACCGTGTTTGTGTTTAGTGCCATCATGCACCTCATCAACCCCATCTATGCCGATCCTACCACGGTGATTCTGAGCGGCGGTCTGCTGTTGGGTGCCATCTTCATGGCTACCGACTATGTCACCTCGCCCATGACGCCCAAGGGTCAGATTATCTATGGTGTCTGCATTGGTCTGCTCACCATCATCATCCGCAACTGGGGTGCTTATCCTGAGGGTATGTCGTTCGCCATTCTGATTATGAATGCGTTTACACCGCTCATCAATAATTATGTGAAACCCAAGCGCTTCGGTGAAGAGCCGGCCAAAAAGTAA
- a CDS encoding aldo/keto reductase, translating to MRYTELGHTGMKISHLSFGASSLGSVFRETNESESFKAVETAVEGGINFIDVSPYYGHYKAETVLGKALRNIPRDKYFLSTKVGRYGKDGVNTWDYSAKRVTDSVYESMERLGIDFIDLINVHDIEFQAALPGGLQKVVDETLPALVELKKKGVVGHVGITDLQLENLKWVIEHSEAGTVESILNFCHHTLNDDAIVDYLDFFEQHGIGIVNASPLSMGLLSQRGVPVWHPAPKALVEACQKAAQYCNEKNYPIEKLAVQFSVSNPRIASTLFSSANPENVRRNIEWANEEPDWDLVRQVKEIIGNQQRVTWANS from the coding sequence ATGAGGTACACAGAATTAGGACATACGGGGATGAAGATATCCCACCTAAGTTTCGGCGCTTCTTCTTTAGGCAGCGTGTTTCGTGAGACGAACGAGAGCGAGAGCTTCAAAGCCGTGGAAACAGCTGTCGAGGGAGGTATCAATTTTATTGATGTGAGTCCGTATTATGGTCATTACAAGGCTGAAACGGTATTGGGTAAGGCCCTGCGAAATATACCCCGTGATAAATATTTCCTGAGTACGAAGGTAGGCCGCTATGGTAAGGACGGCGTGAATACCTGGGACTATTCTGCCAAGCGCGTGACGGATAGTGTCTATGAGAGCATGGAACGTCTGGGTATCGACTTCATCGACCTGATCAACGTGCATGATATCGAGTTCCAGGCTGCATTGCCCGGCGGCTTGCAGAAGGTTGTTGACGAGACATTGCCCGCCCTGGTAGAACTCAAGAAGAAGGGCGTGGTAGGTCATGTGGGTATTACTGACCTGCAGTTGGAGAACCTGAAGTGGGTTATCGAACATAGTGAGGCTGGTACGGTAGAGAGTATCCTGAACTTCTGTCACCACACCCTTAACGATGATGCCATCGTGGATTACCTGGATTTCTTTGAGCAGCATGGCATCGGTATCGTCAATGCGTCGCCCTTGTCCATGGGACTGCTGTCACAGCGTGGCGTTCCTGTCTGGCATCCGGCTCCCAAGGCTTTGGTAGAGGCTTGTCAGAAGGCTGCCCAGTATTGTAACGAGAAGAATTATCCTATCGAGAAACTGGCTGTACAGTTCTCTGTAAGTAATCCTCGCATCGCTTCGACGCTGTTCTCTTCGGCTAATCCTGAGAATGTGCGCCGTAATATCGAGTGGGCTAACGAAGAGCCCGATTGGGACTTGGTGCGCCAAGTGAAAGAGATTATCGGTAACCAGCAGCGCGTCACATGGGCAAACTCATAA
- a CDS encoding amidohydrolase family protein, with translation MGKLIIDAHSHLWLKQDTTVDGKRILSLKNGRSIFMDEEVQMLPPFMIDGQNTAEVFLSNMNYAQVGAAVVVQEVIDGCQNAYLTKVQQQYPDRFFCMGMAWNTDEAQAVIDAGLKGIAFPGHRIHESLLTLMPVFKLMESKEMVLSMCLADDEEQIGQMAEVIQECPDLKVAIGHFGMPSTASFRSQVLLARQGRHVMVESGGITWLYNSEFYPFPTAIRRIREAADLVGMERLMWGSDYPRTITAITYRMSYDFVEKSSELTDSEKAMFLGGNAKSFYGFENLPELPYIKNMSE, from the coding sequence ATGGGCAAACTCATAATCGATGCCCACAGTCATCTGTGGCTGAAACAGGATACCACCGTCGACGGGAAGCGTATCTTGTCGTTGAAGAACGGCCGGAGTATTTTCATGGACGAGGAGGTGCAGATGTTGCCGCCGTTTATGATTGACGGACAGAACACGGCTGAGGTGTTCCTGTCGAACATGAACTATGCGCAGGTGGGAGCCGCTGTCGTGGTACAGGAGGTGATAGATGGTTGTCAGAACGCCTACCTGACGAAGGTGCAACAGCAATATCCCGACCGCTTTTTCTGTATGGGCATGGCCTGGAATACGGACGAGGCACAGGCTGTCATCGACGCCGGACTGAAGGGTATCGCCTTCCCTGGTCATCGTATCCACGAGTCGTTGCTCACGTTGATGCCTGTCTTCAAACTCATGGAGAGCAAGGAGATGGTGCTGTCCATGTGTCTGGCTGATGATGAAGAGCAGATAGGGCAGATGGCGGAGGTAATCCAGGAATGTCCTGACCTCAAGGTGGCCATCGGTCATTTCGGCATGCCTAGCACGGCCTCGTTTCGCAGTCAGGTGCTCCTGGCTCGTCAGGGGCGTCATGTGATGGTGGAGTCGGGGGGCATCACGTGGCTCTACAACTCTGAGTTCTATCCGTTCCCCACGGCCATCCGCCGTATTCGCGAGGCGGCCGACCTAGTAGGTATGGAGCGTTTGATGTGGGGCTCCGACTATCCTCGCACCATTACCGCCATTACTTATCGTATGTCGTATGATTTCGTGGAGAAATCATCGGAACTGACGGATAGCGAGAAGGCGATGTTCCTGGGTGGTAACGCGAAGTCGTTCTATGGCTTTGAGAACCTGCCGGAACTGCCTTATATCAAGAATATGTCTGAGTGA
- the rsxA gene encoding electron transport complex subunit RsxA, with protein sequence MEYILIFISAIFVNNIVLAQFLGICPFLGVSKKIDTSLGMSAAVAFVMVLATLVTWLVQTYVLVPAGLEYLQTIAFILVIASLVQMVEIILKKVSPTLYQALGIFLPLITTNCAVLGVAILVIQKEMNLGQSIVYALSTAIGFGLALTVFAGIREQLELTNVPKGMRGMAIVLVSAGLLSLAFMGFSGVDNGLRALFGLN encoded by the coding sequence ATGGAATATATATTGATTTTCATCAGCGCCATCTTCGTCAACAATATCGTGTTGGCGCAGTTCCTGGGTATCTGTCCCTTCCTCGGCGTATCTAAGAAGATTGACACCTCGCTGGGCATGTCGGCTGCCGTAGCATTCGTCATGGTGCTGGCCACGCTCGTCACCTGGCTCGTCCAGACCTACGTCCTCGTACCTGCCGGACTGGAGTATCTGCAGACCATAGCCTTCATCCTGGTTATCGCCTCACTCGTCCAGATGGTCGAGATTATCCTCAAGAAGGTATCACCCACCCTCTATCAGGCGCTGGGCATCTTCCTCCCGCTCATCACCACCAACTGTGCCGTGCTGGGTGTGGCTATCCTCGTCATCCAGAAAGAGATGAACCTGGGCCAGTCTATCGTCTACGCCCTCTCTACGGCTATCGGCTTCGGACTGGCGCTCACCGTCTTTGCGGGTATCCGCGAACAGCTGGAGCTCACCAATGTGCCCAAGGGCATGCGCGGCATGGCTATCGTACTGGTTTCTGCCGGTCTGCTGAGCCTCGCCTTCATGGGATTCTCGGGCGTTGACAACGGCTTGCGCGCCCTGTTTGGCCTGAATTGA
- the rsxC gene encoding electron transport complex subunit RsxC, with translation MKIKTFSIGGIHPEENKLTHEVATQVAPLPKQAIFPLSQHIGAPATPVVQKGDKVKVGTLLAEAGGFVSAPIHSSVSGTVAKIDTAIDATGYRKPVIIIDVEGDEWEESIDRSETLELVKDHPELTPEEIVTRIKTAGVVGMGGACFPTFIKLTPPPTAKAECVIINAVECEPYITADYRLMMEHADEILVGLELLMKGAKVTKGYIGIETNKPAAIDLLTKKCTEAFGASEYQVEVVPLAQRYPQGGEKQLVDAVINRQVPAPPAIPVNVGAIVQNVGTAFAVYQAVMKHKPLFERYTTVTGKRLQNPGNYLVRMGTPMQTLIDLCGGMPEGDNKLLAGGPMMGKALTSTEVPICKGTNSVTILSGDDARRKEPQPCIRCAKCVGACPMGLEPYLLAKLSAFKNWERAESEDITSCIECGSCQFTCPAHRPLLDNIRQGKQTVMGIIRSRAAKK, from the coding sequence ATGAAGATCAAGACATTTAGCATAGGTGGTATTCACCCCGAGGAAAACAAGTTGACTCACGAGGTGGCCACACAGGTGGCTCCGCTGCCAAAACAGGCCATTTTCCCACTCTCACAGCATATCGGTGCACCTGCTACGCCTGTGGTCCAGAAGGGCGACAAGGTCAAGGTGGGCACCCTGCTGGCCGAGGCCGGCGGTTTCGTATCAGCACCCATCCACTCTTCCGTGAGTGGTACGGTTGCCAAGATTGATACCGCTATCGACGCTACCGGCTATCGCAAGCCCGTGATTATCATCGATGTGGAAGGCGACGAATGGGAAGAGAGCATCGACCGCAGCGAGACGCTGGAACTGGTGAAGGATCATCCCGAACTGACGCCCGAGGAGATTGTGACACGCATCAAGACGGCTGGTGTCGTCGGTATGGGCGGTGCCTGTTTCCCCACGTTCATCAAACTGACCCCTCCCCCTACGGCCAAGGCTGAGTGCGTGATTATCAACGCCGTAGAGTGCGAGCCCTATATCACAGCCGACTACCGTCTGATGATGGAACATGCCGACGAGATTCTCGTGGGTCTGGAACTGCTGATGAAGGGTGCGAAGGTGACAAAGGGCTATATCGGCATCGAGACCAATAAGCCTGCCGCCATCGATCTCCTCACTAAAAAGTGTACCGAAGCGTTCGGCGCTTCGGAATACCAGGTAGAGGTGGTTCCCCTGGCTCAACGCTACCCTCAGGGCGGTGAAAAACAGTTGGTTGATGCCGTTATCAACCGTCAGGTTCCGGCTCCTCCAGCCATCCCTGTCAACGTTGGAGCAATAGTTCAGAATGTAGGTACTGCCTTTGCTGTTTATCAGGCAGTTATGAAACATAAGCCCCTCTTCGAGCGCTATACCACCGTTACCGGTAAGCGCCTCCAGAATCCAGGCAACTACCTCGTTCGTATGGGCACCCCCATGCAGACGCTGATAGACCTCTGTGGCGGCATGCCCGAGGGCGACAACAAGCTCCTCGCCGGCGGTCCTATGATGGGCAAGGCCCTCACCTCTACGGAAGTGCCAATCTGCAAGGGTACCAACTCCGTGACAATTCTCTCTGGCGATGATGCCCGTCGCAAGGAGCCCCAGCCCTGTATCCGCTGTGCCAAGTGCGTGGGCGCCTGTCCTATGGGCCTGGAGCCTTATCTGCTGGCCAAGCTCTCAGCCTTCAAGAACTGGGAGCGTGCCGAGAGCGAGGATATCACCAGTTGTATCGAGTGTGGCTCGTGTCAGTTCACCTGTCCTGCCCACCGTCCGCTGCTCGACAATATCCGCCAGGGCAAGCAGACCGTGATGGGCATCATCCGCAGTCGTGCTGCAAAGAAATAA
- a CDS encoding RnfABCDGE type electron transport complex subunit E, with amino-acid sequence MNYINIIKNGIIKDNPTFVLMLGMCPTLATTTSASNGLAMGLATMAVLICTNVVISCIKSITPDKVRIPVFIVVIAAFVTLLQMLIKAYLPDIDKSLGLFIPLIVVNCIILGRAEAFAAKNSPLASLFDGIGIGLGFTLGLTLLGIVREILGSGAIFGFAFIPENYNILLFVLAPGAFITLGYLIAIVNKFRS; translated from the coding sequence ATGAACTATATAAATATCATCAAAAACGGCATCATCAAGGACAACCCCACGTTCGTCCTGATGCTTGGTATGTGTCCTACGCTGGCCACCACCACATCGGCCTCCAACGGACTGGCCATGGGACTGGCCACGATGGCGGTGCTCATCTGCACCAATGTAGTGATTTCATGCATCAAGAGTATCACGCCCGACAAGGTGCGCATCCCCGTGTTCATCGTGGTTATCGCTGCCTTCGTCACCCTGCTCCAGATGCTCATCAAGGCCTATCTGCCTGATATCGACAAGTCGCTGGGACTCTTTATCCCGCTGATTGTGGTCAACTGTATCATCCTGGGACGTGCAGAGGCTTTTGCTGCCAAGAACTCGCCCCTTGCCTCTCTCTTCGACGGCATCGGCATCGGACTTGGCTTCACCCTCGGTCTCACCCTGCTGGGTATCGTCCGCGAGATTCTGGGTTCTGGCGCCATCTTCGGCTTCGCCTTCATCCCCGAGAACTACAACATCCTGCTCTTCGTACTGGCTCCCGGAGCCTTTATCACGCTGGGTTATCTCATTGCGATTGTGAACAAATTCAGGAGTTAA
- a CDS encoding RnfABCDGE type electron transport complex subunit G, with protein MKKLESSLLNMVLVLTGVAVIMGAILAWVNSVTSGPIADQKEKALADGIKAVMQCDELTVTSTDTVKQPDNKGKELTFVVYHTQNADKQNLGAAVESTTDGFGGKLRVLVGFNPDGTILGYTLLEHAETPGLGAKADKWFQADGKGSIIGLTPAEPLVVSKDGGQVDAITASTITSRAFLKAVNNAYNAYKKPQADGQTGATEQIEN; from the coding sequence ATGAAGAAGCTTGAATCATCATTACTGAATATGGTGCTGGTACTCACCGGCGTGGCCGTCATCATGGGTGCCATCCTCGCATGGGTCAACAGCGTGACCAGCGGTCCTATTGCCGACCAGAAGGAGAAAGCGCTGGCCGACGGTATCAAGGCCGTGATGCAATGTGACGAGTTAACCGTCACCAGCACCGACACCGTGAAGCAACCAGATAATAAAGGCAAGGAACTGACTTTCGTCGTCTATCACACCCAGAATGCCGACAAGCAGAACCTCGGTGCTGCCGTAGAGAGCACTACCGACGGCTTCGGCGGTAAGTTGCGTGTCCTCGTAGGATTCAATCCCGACGGCACCATCCTGGGCTATACCCTCCTGGAACATGCTGAGACACCGGGACTGGGTGCCAAGGCCGACAAATGGTTCCAGGCCGACGGCAAGGGCAGCATCATCGGACTGACACCTGCCGAGCCCCTCGTAGTATCCAAGGACGGCGGACAGGTAGATGCCATCACCGCCTCTACCATTACCAGCCGTGCCTTCCTGAAGGCTGTCAACAATGCCTATAATGCCTATAAGAAGCCTCAGGCCGACGGACAGACGGGAGCTACGGAGCAAATTGAGAATTGA
- a CDS encoding chloride channel protein — protein MADTTIDSSSASWLTRLHEWREEHISDRMFVLVLAFFVGFFSAVAAAVLHWLINQIVQLLTSSFDASSSNWLYLVYPVVGIYITSLFVRYVVKDNISHGITRILYAISQNRSRLKPHNTWSSVISSAITIGFGGSVGAEAPIVLTGSAIGSNLGKLFKMDSKTLMLLIGCGAAGAIAGIFKAPIAGLVFTIEVLMIDLTMASLMPILVSCVTATCFTYIFSGDAALFSFHLDNPWSVERVPACIGLGVFCGLVSLYFIRTMGFCEDIFARFKDKPYVKLAIGGVMLSLLIYLFPSLYGEGYGPINLLLNGTSDDDWRRIMDNSLFSGQIEMLIPYIALVLLTKVFATSATNGGGGCGGTFAPSLFIGCFSGFLFSRLWNINQIGVYVPEKNFALMGMAGVMSGVMHAPLTGIFLIAELTGGYNLFLPLMIVSISSYLTIILFEPHSIYSSRLAKQGKLITHHTDHAVLTLMQMDSYIERDVLAVGPDTELSDIVRKISRSRNSVIPVLDAAGSLLGEIDIAKNRNVVFRTELYHHFTASQLMQKPSATLSDQASMSVVMKTFDQTHANWLPVLDKDGHLKGYLSRERIYTQYRKMVADMSED, from the coding sequence ATGGCGGATACAACCATAGATTCTTCCTCGGCAAGTTGGTTGACGCGTCTGCATGAGTGGCGCGAGGAGCATATCAGCGACCGTATGTTCGTGCTGGTATTGGCTTTCTTCGTGGGCTTTTTCTCTGCTGTGGCAGCCGCGGTGCTGCACTGGCTCATTAATCAGATTGTACAATTGCTGACCAGTTCGTTTGATGCTTCTTCATCAAACTGGCTGTACCTGGTCTATCCTGTTGTGGGTATCTATATCACGTCGCTGTTTGTGCGCTACGTGGTGAAGGATAATATCTCGCACGGTATCACGCGTATCCTCTATGCCATCAGTCAGAACCGTTCACGACTGAAGCCTCACAATACCTGGTCAAGCGTCATCTCGTCGGCCATTACCATCGGTTTTGGTGGTAGTGTGGGTGCCGAGGCGCCTATCGTGCTGACGGGTTCGGCTATCGGCAGTAACCTGGGAAAACTGTTCAAGATGGACAGTAAGACGCTGATGCTGCTGATTGGTTGTGGTGCCGCAGGTGCTATTGCCGGTATCTTCAAGGCGCCGATAGCAGGACTGGTGTTTACGATTGAGGTATTGATGATTGACCTGACGATGGCGTCGCTGATGCCTATCCTTGTGAGCTGCGTCACGGCGACCTGTTTTACCTATATCTTCAGTGGCGACGCGGCGCTGTTCTCATTCCATCTGGACAACCCCTGGTCCGTGGAGCGTGTTCCTGCCTGTATCGGCCTGGGCGTATTCTGTGGTCTGGTGAGCCTGTATTTCATCAGGACGATGGGCTTCTGTGAGGATATCTTCGCACGTTTCAAGGACAAGCCCTACGTCAAACTGGCCATCGGCGGCGTGATGCTGAGCCTGTTGATCTACCTGTTCCCTTCGCTCTATGGAGAGGGATATGGGCCTATCAACCTCCTTCTGAATGGCACATCGGATGACGACTGGCGCCGTATCATGGATAACTCGCTGTTCTCCGGACAGATAGAGATGCTGATACCATATATCGCCCTGGTACTGCTGACGAAGGTGTTTGCCACCTCGGCCACGAATGGTGGCGGCGGATGTGGCGGTACGTTTGCCCCCTCCCTGTTTATCGGCTGTTTCAGCGGTTTCCTGTTCTCACGCCTTTGGAACATCAACCAGATTGGCGTCTATGTGCCTGAGAAGAACTTTGCCCTGATGGGTATGGCGGGCGTGATGTCGGGTGTGATGCATGCACCGCTGACGGGTATCTTCCTGATTGCCGAACTGACGGGTGGCTATAACCTGTTCCTGCCGCTGATGATCGTGTCTATCAGTTCGTACCTGACGATAATCCTGTTTGAGCCGCACAGCATCTACAGTTCGCGACTGGCCAAGCAGGGCAAACTGATTACGCACCATACAGACCATGCTGTGCTGACGCTGATGCAGATGGACAGCTATATAGAGCGCGACGTGCTGGCCGTGGGTCCTGATACCGAACTGTCAGATATCGTCAGGAAAATCAGTCGTTCGCGCAACAGCGTGATTCCCGTGCTGGATGCCGCAGGGTCTTTGTTGGGCGAGATAGATATTGCCAAGAACAGGAATGTGGTGTTCCGTACGGAGCTATACCATCATTTCACGGCCAGCCAACTGATGCAGAAGCCGTCGGCCACGCTGAGCGACCAGGCATCCATGAGTGTGGTGATGAAGACCTTCGACCAGACGCATGCCAATTGGTTGCCGGTACTCGATAAGGATGGTCACCTGAAGGGCTACCTCTCACGCGAACGTATTTATACGCAATATCGTAAGATGGTTGCCGATATGTCGGAAGATTAA
- a CDS encoding zinc-binding alcohol dehydrogenase family protein: MKAIQITHSQELNIVELPQPAQPGEGEVLLRLSYVGFCGSDINTFMGRNTMALNPVIPGHEVGAVIEAVGAGVPETLKPGMVVTCNPYTNCGKCASCRNQRVNACQYNETLGVQRNGAMKEYIVLPWEKIIPAGSLTPKVTALVEPMSVGFHAVSRAQVTDIDVVMVIGCGMVGMGAIVRSVMRGATVIAADIDDEKLALAKKMGATYTLNTKTEDAHQRLSEMTNGFGPDVVIEAVGSVPTYQMAINEVAFTGRVACIGYAKSEVSFQTKYFVQKELDIRGSRNAQPSDFRAVIRYLERGTCPVDALITKVIKPEEALETMRWWSENPGKVFRILVEF; this comes from the coding sequence ATGAAAGCAATTCAAATTACGCATTCGCAAGAATTAAACATCGTAGAGCTGCCACAACCAGCGCAGCCTGGCGAGGGTGAAGTGCTGCTTCGCCTCAGTTATGTAGGCTTCTGTGGCTCAGATATCAATACCTTCATGGGGCGCAACACGATGGCGCTCAATCCCGTGATTCCCGGTCACGAGGTAGGTGCCGTTATTGAGGCCGTTGGTGCTGGCGTACCCGAGACGCTGAAACCGGGCATGGTGGTGACATGTAACCCTTATACCAACTGTGGCAAGTGTGCTTCTTGTCGCAACCAACGCGTTAACGCCTGTCAGTACAACGAGACGCTGGGCGTGCAGCGTAATGGTGCCATGAAGGAATATATCGTCCTGCCTTGGGAGAAGATTATCCCTGCTGGTTCGCTCACGCCGAAGGTGACAGCCCTGGTAGAGCCGATGAGTGTTGGCTTCCATGCCGTGAGTCGTGCGCAGGTTACTGATATCGACGTGGTGATGGTGATTGGCTGTGGTATGGTAGGTATGGGTGCCATCGTTCGCAGTGTGATGCGTGGTGCAACCGTTATCGCTGCCGATATCGATGATGAGAAGTTGGCCCTGGCCAAGAAGATGGGTGCAACCTATACGCTGAATACCAAGACCGAGGATGCGCACCAGCGTCTGTCGGAGATGACAAACGGGTTTGGCCCTGACGTGGTGATTGAGGCCGTGGGTAGTGTGCCTACCTATCAGATGGCTATCAATGAGGTGGCTTTCACGGGTCGTGTGGCTTGTATCGGCTATGCCAAGTCTGAGGTGTCGTTCCAGACGAAATACTTCGTACAGAAGGAGTTGGATATCCGTGGCTCCCGTAATGCGCAGCCTTCCGACTTCCGTGCCGTTATCCGTTATCTGGAGCGTGGCACCTGTCCGGTCGATGCCCTTATCACCAAGGTCATCAAGCCCGAGGAGGCACTTGAGACGATGCGTTGGTGGAGTGAGAACCCTGGCAAGGTGTTCAGAATCCTCGTGGAATTCTAA
- a CDS encoding Fe-S cluster domain-containing protein, which translates to MDFILIAVIVLGSIGLIAAIVLFVCSKKFAVFEDPRIAQVNEVLPGANCGGCGFAGCGGMADALVKGADSGSIDGLNCPVGGADVMGQVADLLGMAIANGEPKVAVVRCNGTCENRPKIAEYAGLRTCAAMNACGAGETACGFGCLGCGDCVAACQFDAIHLNPETGLPEVDEDKCTACGACTKACPRGIIELRKKGIKGRRVFVSCVNKDKGAVAMKACKAACIGCGKCEKECPFGAITVANNLAYIDFSKCRLCRKCVAVCPKQAIHAVNFPAPKPVETVKEEKEAQA; encoded by the coding sequence ATGGATTTTATCTTGATTGCAGTCATTGTACTTGGAAGCATCGGACTCATCGCAGCCATCGTGCTGTTCGTCTGTTCCAAGAAGTTTGCTGTCTTCGAAGATCCCCGCATTGCGCAGGTCAACGAGGTGTTGCCTGGTGCCAACTGCGGCGGATGTGGTTTCGCCGGTTGTGGCGGAATGGCCGACGCCTTGGTAAAAGGTGCCGACAGCGGGAGCATCGACGGACTGAACTGTCCTGTTGGTGGTGCCGACGTGATGGGTCAGGTGGCCGACCTTCTTGGTATGGCCATTGCGAATGGCGAGCCAAAGGTAGCCGTTGTCAGATGTAACGGTACCTGCGAGAATCGTCCCAAGATAGCCGAATATGCCGGTCTGCGCACCTGTGCGGCCATGAATGCCTGCGGTGCCGGTGAGACGGCCTGCGGCTTTGGTTGCCTGGGATGTGGCGACTGTGTCGCTGCTTGTCAGTTTGACGCCATTCACCTGAATCCCGAGACGGGTCTGCCCGAGGTTGACGAGGATAAGTGTACCGCCTGCGGTGCCTGTACGAAGGCTTGTCCGCGCGGCATCATCGAGCTCCGCAAGAAGGGCATCAAGGGCCGTCGCGTGTTCGTGTCGTGTGTCAACAAGGACAAGGGTGCCGTGGCCATGAAGGCTTGTAAGGCCGCTTGTATCGGTTGCGGCAAATGCGAGAAGGAGTGTCCGTTTGGCGCTATCACCGTGGCCAACAACCTGGCCTATATCGACTTCAGCAAATGCCGCCTTTGCAGGAAGTGCGTTGCCGTTTGTCCCAAGCAGGCTATCCACGCTGTCAACTTCCCCGCTCCTAAACCCGTAGAAACTGTAAAAGAAGAAAAGGAGGCTCAAGCATGA
- a CDS encoding SoxR reducing system RseC family protein, producing the protein MENSIRHEGTVESVDGEHIRVRILQHSACSACKVASHCSASESKEKIVDVFHYRQHHLKVGDAVIVGTSSHSVGKALLLGFGLPLLLLLLVTGVLFAAGVNEGITALAALGALIPYYIGLWIFRQRIADNIAFFIEDV; encoded by the coding sequence ATGGAGAACTCAATACGTCATGAAGGCACAGTAGAATCAGTCGATGGCGAGCATATTCGCGTCAGAATCCTACAGCATTCTGCATGCAGCGCTTGCAAGGTAGCATCTCACTGTAGCGCCTCGGAATCGAAGGAGAAGATTGTTGATGTATTTCATTACAGGCAACATCATCTCAAGGTCGGTGACGCTGTGATAGTAGGCACTTCAAGCCATTCGGTAGGAAAAGCACTTTTACTCGGATTCGGCTTACCGCTATTACTGCTTCTGCTGGTGACAGGAGTCCTGTTTGCAGCCGGTGTCAACGAAGGCATCACGGCATTGGCAGCCCTTGGGGCACTCATACCTTATTATATAGGACTATGGATCTTCCGACAACGTATCGCCGACAACATTGCGTTCTTCATCGAGGATGTCTGA